A genomic window from Terriglobia bacterium includes:
- the flgM gene encoding flagellar biosynthesis anti-sigma factor FlgM, which produces MRIDLQFGNVHSIETQKTNRADSAPADRSVRRERQDEASLSSATSNISVLAARAMSEPDVRTVRVNALRASIADGSYAVQPQAIADAMLKDIF; this is translated from the coding sequence ATGAGAATTGATCTACAGTTCGGGAACGTGCATTCGATTGAGACGCAGAAGACGAATCGTGCGGATTCTGCACCAGCGGACCGATCCGTACGGCGGGAGCGGCAAGACGAGGCTAGTCTCTCTTCTGCAACCAGCAACATTTCGGTGCTGGCGGCACGGGCGATGTCAGAACCGGATGTGCGAACGGTTCGGGTAAATGCGCTTCGCGCCTCGATAGCGGATGGCAGTTATGCAGTGCAGCCGCAGGCAATTGCCGACGCCATGCTGAAGGACATCTTCTAA
- the flgK gene encoding flagellar hook-associated protein FlgK, translating into MSGLFGSLDTALQSLLTQQGAMRATTDNIANVNTQGYTRRRPVITEQVPTYASGVLMGRGVQLSSIESIRDRVLELRIAAEHQQQSGIESFINSMSGVETLFGTGDDSLGSQVQNFFNSLNELSTNPTDGSLRQGVLTSAGDLARTLNNLSQNLQNESAAIDLSVVQSLSEVNRLTTQIANINQEVANRTAIGEEPGALEDQRTELINELASKIDVFVTDTPDGLTLTTVHGEPLVVAGNSYLLETSIGSDLKTRVLANGTDLTADIQGGELGGMLRARDQDLASMQSSVDAFAYQFATAVNQVHRSGFDLDGNAAGDMFTIGAAQSGAASRIALASANPNAVAASSDGAAGGNANLLVLMALRNSQLIDGQTPAEAYSAMVFLVGSAIANAKADEQAGEIVLGQLKDLRGAVSGVSLDEEAANLIRFQQAYQAAARVIATINEMLDIAVNLGAR; encoded by the coding sequence ATGTCTGGACTTTTTGGTAGCCTCGACACTGCGTTGCAGTCTCTGTTAACGCAACAGGGAGCAATGCGGGCGACCACCGATAATATCGCGAACGTAAATACGCAAGGTTACACGCGGCGGAGACCAGTTATAACCGAACAAGTACCGACCTACGCGTCCGGCGTGTTGATGGGCCGAGGGGTACAACTCTCGTCGATCGAGAGCATACGCGATCGCGTGCTGGAATTGCGGATAGCTGCCGAGCACCAACAGCAGAGCGGAATTGAATCTTTCATCAATTCGATGAGCGGGGTAGAGACTCTGTTTGGAACCGGAGACGACAGTTTGGGTTCTCAGGTGCAGAACTTTTTCAACAGCCTGAACGAACTGTCGACGAACCCGACAGACGGATCGCTGCGCCAGGGTGTGCTGACCTCTGCGGGAGACCTCGCGCGGACCCTCAATAATCTTTCCCAGAACCTGCAAAACGAAAGCGCGGCGATCGACCTGTCTGTTGTGCAGTCGTTAAGCGAAGTAAACCGGTTGACAACGCAAATCGCGAACATTAACCAGGAAGTCGCCAACAGAACTGCGATTGGAGAAGAGCCCGGTGCATTGGAAGATCAACGGACGGAATTGATTAACGAACTGGCGTCCAAAATTGACGTATTCGTAACCGATACACCCGACGGTCTGACGTTAACTACAGTGCACGGGGAGCCGTTGGTGGTTGCGGGAAATTCGTATTTGCTGGAGACGTCGATCGGCAGCGATTTAAAGACGCGCGTGCTCGCGAATGGAACAGACTTGACCGCGGATATTCAGGGTGGGGAACTGGGTGGAATGTTGCGGGCACGGGACCAGGACTTGGCTTCTATGCAGTCCAGTGTGGACGCGTTTGCGTATCAGTTTGCCACCGCCGTGAACCAGGTGCATCGAAGTGGATTTGATCTGGACGGAAACGCCGCCGGTGATATGTTCACGATCGGAGCAGCGCAGTCAGGCGCCGCGAGCAGAATCGCACTGGCGAGCGCGAACCCGAATGCCGTAGCGGCCAGCTCCGACGGCGCCGCGGGTGGCAACGCGAATCTGCTTGTGCTAATGGCTCTGCGAAATTCGCAGTTGATCGACGGGCAGACGCCAGCGGAAGCCTATTCGGCAATGGTGTTCCTGGTAGGTAGCGCAATCGCAAACGCCAAGGCGGACGAACAGGCGGGCGAAATCGTATTGGGTCAGTTGAAGGATCTGCGGGGTGCCGTCTCAGGAGTGTCGCTCGATGAAGAAGCCGCAAACCTGATTCGGTTTCAGCAAGCATATCAAGCGGCGGCAAGGGTGATCGCCACCATAAACGAGATGCTGGATATCGCCGTGAATCTGGGGGCACGCTAA
- the flgL gene encoding flagellar hook-associated protein FlgL, translating into MRINPDSTTYLLNVLSSAQEEEQVAMRQMSTGRRVQVASDDPAASAAVSVNLQEQSRQDQYLQSISSVREMLSASDSALSGVVEALTRAVTVGVQGATGTLSGDERTSLANEVDGIRDQVLSLANASFQGVFLFSGTKLTTKPFSADENSASVVAYSGNQLVNSVYVGDGHLVPTAVAGDSLFMDPAANVFGSLQGLVNALKKNDADGVATATGQVRDALSHVSGLRVTYGSGLSLLDSDEQFLQSAKLQAQARETELVGVDPAEAITRMQQAQYARDATLAAVARTQQKTLLDYLP; encoded by the coding sequence ATGCGAATTAATCCTGATTCGACCACATACCTGTTGAACGTACTGTCGTCAGCCCAGGAAGAGGAGCAGGTCGCTATGCGGCAGATGTCCACCGGTCGCCGCGTACAGGTCGCCTCAGATGATCCGGCAGCGAGCGCCGCAGTCTCGGTGAACCTGCAGGAGCAGTCGCGGCAAGATCAGTATTTGCAAAGTATTTCCAGCGTGCGCGAGATGTTGAGCGCTTCGGACTCTGCCCTGAGCGGTGTTGTTGAGGCTTTAACGCGCGCGGTGACTGTCGGCGTGCAAGGCGCTACAGGGACACTCTCCGGTGATGAACGTACCTCGCTCGCGAATGAGGTCGATGGGATACGCGACCAGGTGCTGAGCCTGGCGAACGCCAGCTTTCAAGGTGTTTTCCTGTTTTCTGGTACGAAACTGACGACAAAGCCGTTTTCTGCAGATGAGAACAGCGCATCGGTGGTGGCATACAGTGGCAATCAGCTGGTGAACAGCGTTTATGTCGGCGACGGCCATTTAGTTCCGACTGCGGTCGCCGGTGACAGTCTCTTCATGGATCCTGCGGCGAACGTCTTCGGATCGCTGCAAGGTCTCGTAAATGCTCTGAAGAAAAATGACGCTGATGGAGTTGCCACCGCGACGGGGCAGGTTCGGGATGCGCTATCGCACGTCAGCGGGTTGCGAGTGACGTATGGCAGCGGGTTGAGCCTGCTGGATTCCGATGAGCAGTTTTTGCAATCGGCAAAATTACAGGCCCAGGCACGTGAAACCGAGCTGGTTGGGGTGGATCCCGCCGAAGCCATAACCCGAATGCAACAGGCACAGTACGCGCGCGATGCGACGCTCGCCGCTGTGGCGCGAACACAGCAGAAGACTCTGCTCGACTACTTGCCGTAG
- a CDS encoding flagellar basal body P-ring protein FlgI yields MLRRVTILALLAVAQLTSSQDATSRKVRIRDIATVEGVRENPLIGYGLVVGLNGTGDRRQTLFTTQLLANVMQKMGLQIPASAVRVNNIAAVFVTANLPPFARSGTQLDVTVSSIGDAKSLEGGLLLLTPLRAGDSQVYAEAQGPLTLGGYTAGVSGNSKQVNHPTVGRIPGGGTVERDFAVDMQSMKNVALLLREPDFSTVKDMADAINREVGKPAAQVRDARRIEIDVRESGSASATALLARIEDVMVETQVPARVVVNERTGTIVLGKNVRLSAVSILHGTLAIEISTQYEVSQPQSFSQGTTTPVAQPDVRARESAARKVELSEGATVEELVTGLQSMGATARDVIAILQAIKAAGALQAELEVL; encoded by the coding sequence ATGCTTCGCCGAGTGACAATTCTGGCGCTGTTAGCGGTCGCACAACTCACGTCTTCCCAGGATGCGACTTCGCGCAAAGTTCGAATTCGCGATATTGCCACAGTAGAAGGGGTTCGCGAAAACCCGCTGATTGGATATGGACTCGTAGTGGGGCTGAACGGGACTGGAGATCGTCGGCAGACACTGTTTACGACGCAACTGCTCGCCAATGTCATGCAAAAAATGGGCCTGCAGATTCCTGCTTCGGCTGTGCGTGTCAACAATATTGCCGCGGTATTCGTGACGGCGAATCTGCCGCCATTCGCACGGTCGGGAACGCAACTGGATGTAACAGTATCGTCGATTGGAGACGCCAAGTCGCTGGAGGGCGGGTTGTTGTTGCTGACGCCCCTGCGTGCTGGCGACAGCCAGGTGTATGCCGAGGCGCAGGGACCGCTCACTCTCGGCGGGTATACGGCTGGAGTATCAGGAAATTCGAAGCAGGTGAACCATCCGACGGTCGGGCGCATCCCGGGCGGCGGGACGGTGGAGCGGGACTTTGCGGTGGACATGCAGTCCATGAAGAACGTCGCGCTTTTGTTGCGCGAACCTGATTTTTCGACCGTCAAGGATATGGCGGATGCAATCAACCGCGAGGTTGGAAAACCAGCGGCCCAGGTGCGCGACGCACGTCGAATTGAAATCGATGTTCGGGAAAGTGGTTCGGCGAGCGCTACGGCGCTGCTGGCGCGAATCGAAGATGTAATGGTGGAGACGCAAGTCCCGGCCCGAGTGGTCGTAAATGAACGTACGGGAACGATTGTGCTCGGCAAGAACGTTCGTTTGAGTGCGGTCTCGATCTTGCATGGGACTTTAGCAATTGAGATTTCGACGCAATACGAGGTATCGCAGCCGCAGTCGTTCAGCCAGGGAACGACGACGCCAGTTGCGCAACCCGACGTTCGAGCGCGCGAATCGGCGGCCCGAAAGGTTGAGTTGAGCGAAGGAGCGACGGTCGAAGAATTGGTAACGGGGTTGCAAAGCATGGGAGCGACAGCCCGAGATGTGATTGCGATACTCCAGGCAATCAAGGCGGCCGGAGCCCTCCAGGCGGAATTGGAGGTGTTGTGA
- a CDS encoding DUF2339 domain-containing protein: MLELVLLIVSLLCLSWSVEAAVAFLLLTVGVSVYRRRALTGEIEKLRASFAGLNENLHRVLLQNNEKVEQLAREMSELRGAGGIAPTPTPPKTSVETTAALRPIEGLPVVSAKPVIEVPRPAAPAVASSGVVPDAGKPVSAPGPVVPPKPVPQVPLVPVAKPAEVTPRPIPVHTVGPVLPPPAPVMPPRPSVSYTAPTPTVPLRSVPAKPRRTLRELAVSVFAFEEILGKRWLSKIGIILVVLGLASFGIYQLGSTPSGKVTLLLTGSLVLLVGGIYLERKERYQVLGRAGIGGGWALLFFSAYAVHHVQAMAVLPSESTDLLLMLGVAVAMALHTLRYKSQVVTGLAFLLAYSTVSLSHDTVYALSAGAALAIGLVVITVRMRWYELEIFGILSSYLNHFYWLYKILGPGGANHRAFPEFWASVGILLVYWAAYRASYVVRRISSANEENVSSIAAILNTLLLLTVMKFQSARPELAFYALLALGALEFAFGQLPITRWRRTAFVLLSVLGAVLMVMAVPFKFSGNNVAILWFVGAEAFLVAGIFAKESVFRRLGLVTGILVGLHVLAMDCFHLYEERLGGDRAVITGGTLLLTCGVLFYLNAHFVRKRWPDLFAPGLDERLTIAHSYFGAVTVTFAAWALVVLDWTAVAWVAVVAVLAWLSRRLRAQELAVQCSALAALTLLRTFAINVHVNQMFGGTITHVFGRYATVPIVAAGFYLAARWIGLKGWTRMARHLLAAAGTLVLIFLIWGEVPYHWQSVAVIGLALVLAECALLLRYSPLAWHVHVLTVIATVMVVGYGWPNHHGWHGLNQETLALSLVAVSAYWLAWRLKDAAGAFAPLTRDAYTWVASFVVAWMLWRQLPETWVAVAWVAFGMSLALAGRRWKVSSLCHQEHVLALSSIIALFSYNYPLAVTRALNLRLLTVALVAAGMYGISRKCALRDAGHGRLAAFAHTWAATALITLLAWYEAPTAALAMVWAMFALALGAAARYFSLEEFPWQAHVLAGLTVVRALSVNVYSTANFHGMSQRLISLSVVILALYSLTRLIPMREELRRRDFHHVYTWVASFLTLLLLWYELQPASVAVGWALASLLLFELGLLRNIRQLRLQAYSGLIASFARIFFVNLGASPQGGELFGTRMTTVVPLALIYFFVYSQIRVTEKEQESRWSVDLIMAYVGSLTVASLLYFQVPGPWIATAWAVLVFVLFGIATWFDREVFLHQALLLTLATFFRGVMHNLYGSSYFTKGNWTGQYLELGSAVLVMLAALPFAYQSRERFKARAEHGRMRRLMAQLSSYPEQVMFFVPVLLLTMMLALKMRSGMVTVAWGIEGVLVMILALVAKERSFRLSGLFLLLLCVGKILVIDAWRLAPRDRYLTFIVLGLALLGVSFLYSRYREAIRQFL; the protein is encoded by the coding sequence ATGCTTGAGCTCGTATTGCTCATTGTTTCTCTGCTGTGCCTCTCCTGGTCTGTCGAAGCAGCCGTCGCATTTCTCTTGCTGACTGTTGGTGTCAGTGTTTATCGGCGGCGGGCGTTAACCGGCGAAATTGAGAAACTTCGCGCGTCATTCGCCGGCTTGAACGAAAACCTTCATCGAGTCCTGCTGCAGAATAATGAAAAAGTGGAGCAACTGGCTCGCGAGATGAGCGAGTTGCGAGGCGCCGGAGGCATTGCGCCGACGCCCACTCCGCCGAAAACTTCGGTCGAGACAACAGCTGCTCTCAGGCCCATTGAAGGGCTGCCGGTGGTTTCTGCCAAACCCGTGATCGAGGTACCGAGGCCGGCGGCCCCTGCAGTGGCGAGTTCGGGGGTTGTGCCTGATGCGGGCAAACCGGTGTCGGCTCCTGGGCCGGTCGTGCCGCCAAAGCCGGTTCCACAGGTGCCGCTGGTACCTGTGGCGAAGCCAGCGGAGGTTACACCACGTCCGATTCCGGTTCATACAGTCGGTCCGGTCCTGCCGCCCCCGGCGCCAGTTATGCCACCGCGCCCGTCAGTGTCGTACACCGCTCCCACCCCGACTGTGCCGCTGCGCTCAGTTCCAGCAAAGCCGCGAAGAACCTTACGAGAGTTGGCGGTATCGGTGTTCGCGTTCGAAGAGATCCTTGGGAAGCGCTGGCTCAGCAAGATTGGGATCATCCTGGTGGTTCTCGGGCTCGCCTCGTTCGGAATTTATCAATTGGGCAGTACGCCCTCTGGGAAAGTCACGCTGCTGCTGACCGGATCACTCGTTCTCCTGGTTGGCGGAATCTACTTGGAACGGAAGGAGCGCTACCAGGTTCTGGGGCGAGCCGGTATCGGCGGCGGATGGGCGTTGCTGTTCTTTAGCGCGTATGCGGTGCACCACGTGCAGGCGATGGCGGTGCTGCCATCGGAGAGCACTGACCTGCTGCTTATGCTCGGCGTCGCTGTAGCGATGGCGCTGCACACGTTGCGATACAAGTCGCAAGTAGTCACGGGCCTTGCATTTCTGCTTGCGTACTCGACCGTCTCGCTGAGCCACGACACGGTCTATGCGCTCTCGGCCGGAGCGGCTCTCGCGATTGGACTGGTGGTCATCACGGTTCGGATGCGGTGGTATGAACTGGAGATCTTCGGAATCCTCTCCAGCTATCTGAATCACTTCTACTGGCTGTACAAGATACTGGGACCCGGTGGCGCGAATCACAGGGCGTTTCCGGAGTTCTGGGCAAGCGTCGGTATCCTGCTGGTTTACTGGGCGGCGTATCGCGCGTCGTATGTGGTCCGCAGAATTTCCTCGGCGAACGAAGAGAACGTTTCGTCCATCGCCGCGATTCTCAACACGCTGCTGCTCCTGACGGTAATGAAATTCCAGTCGGCGCGACCGGAGTTGGCGTTTTATGCATTGCTGGCGCTCGGCGCGCTGGAGTTTGCCTTTGGACAACTTCCCATTACGCGATGGCGCCGGACGGCATTCGTGCTGCTGAGCGTTCTCGGTGCGGTGTTGATGGTAATGGCGGTACCGTTCAAATTCTCGGGGAACAACGTCGCCATTCTGTGGTTCGTGGGTGCGGAAGCATTCCTGGTAGCGGGGATATTTGCCAAGGAAAGCGTGTTCCGGCGTTTGGGACTGGTAACGGGAATCCTGGTCGGTTTGCATGTGCTCGCGATGGATTGCTTCCACCTGTACGAAGAGAGACTCGGGGGCGACAGAGCGGTTATTACCGGCGGGACGTTGCTTCTCACCTGCGGCGTGCTGTTTTACCTCAACGCACATTTCGTTCGCAAACGCTGGCCCGACCTGTTCGCGCCAGGTCTCGATGAGCGGCTGACGATTGCGCACTCTTACTTCGGCGCGGTAACGGTAACGTTCGCCGCATGGGCCCTGGTAGTGCTCGACTGGACAGCGGTGGCATGGGTGGCCGTGGTCGCGGTGCTCGCGTGGCTTAGCCGGCGGCTGCGGGCGCAGGAGTTGGCGGTTCAGTGCTCGGCGCTTGCCGCACTGACATTGTTGCGGACGTTTGCGATCAATGTGCACGTCAACCAGATGTTTGGAGGCACGATCACGCATGTTTTCGGTCGGTACGCCACGGTGCCGATCGTAGCCGCAGGTTTTTATCTCGCGGCGAGATGGATCGGCCTCAAAGGCTGGACGAGAATGGCGCGCCATCTGCTCGCGGCAGCCGGGACACTGGTGCTGATATTCCTGATCTGGGGAGAGGTGCCGTATCACTGGCAGAGCGTTGCGGTCATTGGGTTGGCGCTGGTGCTCGCCGAATGTGCGCTGCTGCTGAGGTACTCGCCGCTGGCGTGGCATGTGCATGTCCTGACGGTGATTGCGACCGTGATGGTGGTGGGATACGGCTGGCCGAACCACCATGGATGGCATGGACTGAACCAGGAAACGCTCGCGCTGTCCCTTGTGGCAGTGAGCGCGTATTGGCTAGCGTGGCGATTGAAGGACGCGGCAGGTGCATTCGCGCCGCTTACACGCGACGCCTACACGTGGGTGGCTTCTTTTGTTGTCGCGTGGATGCTCTGGCGGCAGTTGCCCGAGACCTGGGTGGCGGTCGCATGGGTGGCGTTTGGAATGTCGCTGGCGCTTGCCGGTCGGCGCTGGAAAGTGTCGAGCCTGTGCCACCAGGAGCATGTGCTCGCCCTGAGCTCGATCATCGCTCTTTTCTCCTACAACTATCCGCTGGCGGTAACGCGTGCGCTCAATCTCAGGCTGCTGACGGTAGCGCTCGTCGCCGCGGGCATGTATGGAATTTCGCGCAAATGTGCGCTGCGCGATGCGGGCCATGGCCGGTTGGCAGCATTCGCACATACATGGGCTGCGACGGCGTTGATTACGCTGTTGGCGTGGTATGAGGCTCCGACGGCGGCGCTTGCGATGGTGTGGGCCATGTTTGCTCTGGCGCTGGGAGCGGCGGCGAGATACTTCAGTCTCGAGGAGTTTCCGTGGCAGGCGCATGTGCTGGCCGGGTTGACGGTGGTGCGTGCGCTTTCGGTGAATGTTTATTCGACGGCAAACTTCCACGGGATGAGCCAGCGGCTGATCTCGCTCTCAGTCGTGATCCTCGCGCTGTATTCGCTGACGCGGCTGATCCCCATGCGGGAAGAGTTGCGCAGGCGAGATTTTCATCACGTCTATACGTGGGTCGCTTCATTCCTGACTTTGCTGCTGCTGTGGTATGAGTTGCAGCCCGCGAGCGTGGCGGTAGGGTGGGCTCTGGCATCGCTGCTGCTGTTCGAACTGGGACTGCTCCGGAATATCCGGCAGCTGCGATTACAGGCATATTCGGGTCTGATCGCCTCATTCGCGCGTATTTTCTTCGTGAATCTCGGGGCATCTCCGCAGGGAGGCGAATTGTTCGGGACACGAATGACGACCGTCGTTCCACTTGCGCTGATCTACTTCTTCGTATACTCACAAATCCGAGTGACGGAAAAGGAACAGGAATCACGGTGGAGCGTCGACCTCATCATGGCCTACGTCGGTTCGCTCACGGTGGCGTCGTTGCTGTATTTCCAGGTGCCGGGACCGTGGATTGCGACGGCATGGGCCGTGCTGGTGTTCGTGTTATTTGGCATAGCCACATGGTTTGATCGCGAAGTATTTTTACATCAGGCGTTGCTCCTCACGCTTGCGACGTTCTTCCGCGGGGTCATGCACAACCTGTACGGCTCCAGTTACTTCACCAAAGGTAATTGGACGGGACAATACCTGGAACTGGGCTCGGCGGTGCTCGTAATGTTGGCCGCGTTGCCGTTTGCGTATCAGTCGCGAGAACGGTTTAAGGCGCGGGCTGAGCACGGGCGTATGAGGCGACTGATGGCTCAGTTGTCCAGCTATCCGGAACAAGTAATGTTCTTTGTTCCGGTGCTGCTGTTGACGATGATGCTCGCGTTGAAAATGCGCTCCGGAATGGTAACCGTGGCCTGGGGGATCGAGGGCGTGCTGGTAATGATCCTTGCGCTGGTCGCGAAAGAACGGAGCTTCCGGCTGAGCGGATTGTTTCTACTATTGCTCTGTGTTGGAAAGATCCTCGTAATCGACGCATGGCGGCTCGCGCCACGCGACCGTTATCTCACCTTCATCGTCCTGGGATTGGCCCTGCTTGGTGTGTCATTCCTTTACAGCAGGTATCGCGAGGCGATCCGGCAATTCTTATGA
- a CDS encoding family 43 glycosylhydrolase translates to MVRIFAITLALLTVALTACGSGGTSIHSSLAKEQAGTYRNPLRITVPGGTLMESCPDPSVIRGQLPGDNNFYLYCTAERFTDRAALHWMATSKSQDLVNWTYVGDVFSSKPSFVASDGYLWAPDIEFFNGKYYLYYSVSDTQAGGAAIFVATSDTPTGPWDASSTPVVEPEPVPGRGMRSTIDPAIVTDGDQRYIFYGSFNGGISARALSSDGLTSNRASQVQIALPDRYEAAYVIKRNDYFYLFVSAGACCEGPLSGYGVFVARSPNALGPYIDKDGNSLLESRIGGTPVVGMNGNRWIGPGHNAVITDSAGTDWMIYHAIDAGKPYFAGSWTRRPAMIDRLDWVDDWPVVRNGAGPSDSEQTAPITGMTTSPTATAPSLPIPIDSPGPIITSLSDDFDGNSLSPQWEWIRQPSPSTFAVADGVLRFDSEAGDIFAGQHSASLLTEPAPVGDFMVEVKLSNNVPIDGQLNFVQGGVLIYKDDSNYVKLVTVAINGTRQIEFAKQYPLAGNPRYGSTFLASPADTTYLRIVRHTISGTSQELYTAYSSHDGVNWERGGTWTHSLGTGARIGLVSMGRAGFSNYFDYVRVYDLLN, encoded by the coding sequence ATGGTGCGCATTTTCGCCATCACGCTCGCGCTGCTTACCGTGGCGCTCACAGCCTGCGGAAGCGGCGGGACATCGATCCACTCCTCGCTCGCGAAGGAACAGGCCGGAACGTATCGGAACCCGCTGCGCATCACCGTCCCTGGCGGAACCTTGATGGAAAGCTGCCCCGATCCCTCCGTTATTCGCGGACAGCTGCCCGGGGACAACAATTTCTACCTTTATTGCACCGCGGAGAGGTTCACCGACCGCGCGGCGCTCCACTGGATGGCAACCTCCAAATCACAAGACCTGGTGAACTGGACGTACGTAGGCGACGTGTTCTCGAGCAAGCCATCGTTCGTCGCTTCCGACGGCTATCTGTGGGCACCGGATATCGAGTTCTTCAACGGCAAGTACTACCTTTATTACTCCGTCTCCGATACGCAGGCCGGCGGCGCCGCGATTTTTGTCGCGACGAGCGACACCCCCACTGGCCCGTGGGATGCTTCCTCCACGCCAGTGGTCGAACCCGAACCGGTTCCCGGCCGTGGCATGCGCTCTACCATCGATCCCGCGATCGTGACCGATGGCGATCAGCGCTACATCTTTTACGGCAGCTTTAATGGAGGGATTTCTGCGCGAGCGCTCTCGTCGGATGGCCTGACTTCCAACCGCGCCAGCCAGGTCCAGATCGCTCTCCCGGATCGCTATGAGGCCGCGTACGTCATCAAGCGAAACGACTATTTCTACCTGTTCGTCTCTGCGGGCGCCTGTTGCGAAGGCCCGCTGAGCGGCTACGGAGTTTTTGTCGCTCGTTCACCGAACGCACTAGGACCTTACATCGATAAGGACGGCAATTCCCTGCTCGAATCACGCATCGGCGGCACGCCCGTGGTAGGGATGAACGGGAATCGCTGGATTGGCCCCGGGCACAATGCGGTGATCACCGACTCCGCCGGAACCGATTGGATGATTTATCACGCTATTGACGCAGGCAAGCCGTACTTTGCCGGGAGTTGGACGCGACGGCCTGCAATGATCGACCGTCTCGACTGGGTGGACGACTGGCCTGTGGTTCGAAACGGGGCGGGCCCATCCGATTCGGAGCAAACCGCGCCCATTACGGGAATGACCACATCGCCGACCGCTACCGCACCGTCGCTCCCCATCCCGATTGACAGTCCTGGCCCAATTATTACTTCGCTCTCGGACGATTTCGATGGGAATTCCTTGTCGCCGCAATGGGAATGGATTCGCCAACCCTCGCCGAGTACATTCGCTGTTGCTGACGGCGTGTTGCGGTTCGACTCTGAAGCGGGCGATATCTTCGCAGGCCAGCACAGCGCTTCGCTTCTGACTGAACCCGCACCGGTAGGCGACTTCATGGTCGAAGTCAAACTGTCGAATAACGTGCCGATCGATGGTCAACTGAATTTCGTACAGGGAGGCGTCCTTATCTACAAAGACGATTCCAACTACGTAAAACTCGTGACGGTCGCGATCAACGGTACGCGCCAGATTGAGTTCGCCAAGCAGTATCCGCTCGCGGGCAACCCCCGATACGGCAGCACTTTCCTTGCCTCTCCCGCCGATACGACGTATTTACGCATCGTGAGGCATACGATCAGCGGCACTTCGCAGGAATTGTATACCGCTTATTCCAGCCATGACGGCGTGAATTGGGAACGCGGTGGAACCTGGACCCATTCGCTGGGCACGGGCGCAAGGATAGGTCTGGTTTCGATGGGGCGCGCGGGATTCTCAAATTACTTCGATTACGTTCGCGTTTACGACCTTCTAAATTAG
- a CDS encoding flagellar basal body L-ring protein FlgH has protein sequence MTRVRATASAEKSELPKGSLWDASGLYGDLSSDHRARGVGDLIVIRITEQMLAQSSAAVASQRKLEADSGISALPGKINTSGIENLFSPHSNQSLQGQGQTSSKSLLQTSISGRVVAVLPGYSLVVEAERTVLVNNERQNVTVRGVARMADVSQDNAILSTQLSNLEVEVAGKGVISDSTHPPNFIVRFLLRILGF, from the coding sequence TTGACAAGAGTACGCGCGACAGCGAGTGCGGAAAAGAGTGAGCTTCCGAAGGGTAGTTTGTGGGACGCTTCCGGGCTATACGGGGATTTGAGTTCCGATCATAGGGCGCGCGGCGTCGGTGACTTGATCGTCATTCGCATCACCGAGCAGATGCTGGCCCAGTCCAGTGCCGCCGTCGCCAGCCAGCGAAAACTGGAGGCGGATTCCGGAATCAGCGCACTTCCCGGGAAGATCAATACCAGCGGGATCGAGAACCTGTTTTCTCCGCATTCCAACCAGAGTCTGCAAGGGCAGGGACAGACGTCGTCGAAGTCACTGCTGCAGACATCGATTTCCGGAAGAGTTGTCGCGGTGCTCCCGGGCTACAGTCTGGTAGTGGAAGCGGAGCGCACGGTACTGGTGAACAATGAGCGGCAGAACGTGACTGTGCGCGGCGTCGCGCGTATGGCGGATGTTTCGCAAGACAACGCCATTCTTTCGACGCAGTTGAGCAATCTTGAGGTGGAGGTGGCGGGGAAGGGCGTGATAAGCGACAGCACGCATCCGCCGAATTTCATTGTTCGCTTCTTGCTCAGGATCCTGGGCTTCTGA